gattcgctttataagacgccaTTTTAAcgtcaaggggcagggattacttttgtgctgaacagcgtttttgactattttttatttgactttcattaattcaatatcttcataaatatcttggAAGtactgggggtgagtaaattaacagcaaattcatttttgggtaaactcaCGTATTATggaatataaaatatgaaataaaaagataatatcccttttaattaaatatcatgaaaaggtatacgtatactggatgcaatatttgtgtgcatgttttaatatatgacctgtAAGTGACAGCAAcacaaacagtataaaaggaacaaaatgcaataagtaacagaaatacaaaataacagaagaaattatgatatggtaaaaaactggcccgcatcctatttatacttttggaatctggccctcaaagaaaagtagttgaagaccccttctatatacagtacacacattcACAGAATGAGTTAAAGCAGATttctagttcccagcatgctttacTTCCAACTGTTAAAGGAGAGTTTAAATGAGGTGTTATTTAGTGTTTTTGCTCAATATTAATATAGGGGGAGATccgttagtgtttaatgttatattattttgGAATTTAGAATGGTTTCTGTTATGTGTAGTAAATTTGTGGGATTACCATGGTGCTGAAGAGTAGAGTCTGTGGTTAGGATATTATCTGTTCACTAAGTGTTTTAGTATGAGTAAGTGTTCTTAAGTAAAATCAATTGGAAACtagctttattaaaaaaacatgttttattgtaaTAGGGAGATAACGACTTTTtatatgcaaaacccggaagggAGTTAGCagtttaggacttccggttccatcacTCCAATGTCTACGGGTTTTTTCAATGGGTTTTTGGTGAATCtcccgaaataaggtctgtggtaaacaaaacccagatagcacaatccatctggtttacgtctatttgacgtctgcatttacatctgcaagacatcttaaatacatagtttgctcatctgcaatacgtctcggagacgtctgaacgtctgtaatacgtctgctaaagatctggagatctgctgcttaaaaacatctgctaaacatcttagaaagagctgttgtacatccattctaaatcataaacatcttacagacatcttctagatgtctatatgatgtctgacagcagacatctccgagacgtattgcagatgagcaaacgatgtattgtagatgtcttgcagatgtaaatgcagacgtcaaatagacgtaaaccagatgatgtgtgctatcagggaaccTTTCTatatttcacgttttattctatgacataaaacacaccaattataacccgcttgtgattttttaaagcctttttgtgtcttaaaaatggcggttgctaacaagttgctaaaagtgactacttcctttggcggggacgttagacgtcatcggcatataaagctcacaaataatgcaacatgggcacaaatctcttaaaacgtagatgtggATTCATTTAccgagtaattacttaccagggaacacatttttaataaagtttgaaaagttACATTGTTTCTGGGGCTTTGGTGACGCGATAGCCTGTATGGACACACCtgaatatacaggtgctggtcatataattagaatatcatcaaaaagttgatttatttcactaattccattcaaaaagtgaaacttgtatattatattcattcattacacacagactgatatatttcaaatgtttatttcttttaatttgatgattataactgacaactaatgaaaatcccaaattcagtatctcagaaaattagaatattacttaagaccaatacaaagaaaggatttttagaaatcttggccaactgaaaagtatgaacatgaaaagtatgagcatgtacagcactcaatacttagttggggctccttttgcctgaattactgcagcaatgcggcgtggcatggagtcgatcagtctgtggcactgctcaggtgttatgagagcccaggttgctctgatagtggccttcagctcttctgcattgttgggtctggcatatcgcatcttcctcttcacaataccccatagattttctatggggttaaggtcaggcgagtttgctggccaattaagaacagggataccatggtccttaaaccaggtactggtagctttggcactgtgtgcaggtgccaagtcctgttggaaaatgaaatctgcatctccataaagttggtcagcagcaggaagcatgaagtgctctaaaacttcctggtatacggctgcgttgaccttggacctcagaaaacacagtggaccaacaccagcagatgacatggcaccccaaaccatcactgactgtggaaactttacactggacctcaagcaacgtggattctgtgcctctcctctcttcctccagactctgggaccctgatttccaaaggaaatgcaaaatttactttcatcagagaacataactttggaccactcagcagcagtccatcctttttgtctttagccctgctgctgaccaactttatggagatgcagatttcattttccaacaggacttggcacctgcacacagtgccaaagctaccagtacctggtttaaggaccatggtatccctgttcttaattggccagcaaactcgcctgaccttaaccccatagaaaatctatggggtattgtgaagaggaagatgcgatatgccagacccaacaatgcagaagagctgaaggccactatcagagcaacctgggctctcataacacctgagcagtgccacagactgatcgactccatgccacgccgcattgctgcagtaattcaggcaaaaggagccccaactaagtattgagtgctgtacatgctcatacttttcatgttcatacttttcagttggccaagatttctaaaaatcctttctttgtattggtcttaagtaatattctaattttctgagatactgaatttgggattttcattagttgtcagttataatcatcaaattaaaagaaataaacatttgaaatatatcagtctgtgtgtaatgaatgaatataatatacaagtttcaatTTTTGGATGGAAttaatgaaataaatcaactttttgatgatattctaattatatgaccagcacctgtatgttcATAGTTTGTGTATACAAATACTATGTCTGcgctggttgtagtggtgcagtaaatcaactttttgctggagaaatgatgTATGTCATGCGGTACAAACATGCAGCATGGAGGCCGCCTTTGGGGAATTCTCATGCATGCCTTCAGACTGAAAGCGTAACACGCATGCGTATGACGTCATCGTTTTTGGATAACGCTGCCTTTAGAGTTTACACGGAAACGATAATgctgtttttattacaaaacgTGCACTTTGAGACCAGTTTTCAAGTTTGTTGTGTAAATGAATAGCCAAAACGCATGATaagttttccatttttgttgAAAACGGTCTTGTATAAACGCCCTAAGACTGATATGATTACAACAGTCTATTTACAATGCCAAACAACAGTAAACTCATCTGCACAGCTCCATAGCCTACTCGTAGCGGAGAAATACATCAGATTTCTTTGATCAGCTGTCTAGACCTAAAATACCTGAAGGTGATCAATACGCCCTGTGCATAAGCAGTAACGTTAGTTGTCAGCACACCACATTAGATTAAACTACTTATCCTCGTAGTTGTGGATATAACTCGATATATAGTTTAAGTCCTTTGTCCCGCTTGCTTGTTGGAGCAGGAGACCAGGCATCAACGATGCGGTGTACATCGTTAATGCTTATTTTTTGGCAGATCTTGAAGACATCttgtaaacactgacatttTGCGTGGTGCGAGAGCAAACCGGAAACTGACATCCTGACTTCTGGCGACAGCGGAAGTTCGTCGCTACGCTTGTGCACGTAGTCTATTGTTTTGCCTTTGGAGTGAATGCACTGTTCATCAGCCGTTCCCTTggcttttttgttttgcgttCAGTTTGAATATAACTTAGCACGACCAGGGCGTCTGCAGTGGTCAATGTGTGTTCACactggaaaaaaacatgaatatacagtacattcttatAAAAGCTTAATATGTttgaaaactttttattttaattggatTTAATTCCCATTTTGGAAAGAGGTGAATTGctagttttcagatgacttccTCCGGCAGTTGGATATATGGATGACAGTCACAGATGTTCCAAATATATAAGAACTTGGCACATGAGTTTTACActttttatcataaattttCAATCCTAATTTTTCAAACAAGGGTCACTGTCAGAGGAAAGTAGAATGCATTAATTCCAATGTGCACTTCGTCCACCtgaaaaacatttgataaaGTTTACAAGTTAGAAACGGGTTATTAAGAACGAGTACCACACTTCTGCACCATAACAGTAGGCGCGGTTTCACATACATGGCtaagcttaagccaggactatgccttagttgaatgaagatatttttgtcgcttttataaatatgacttggaagaatacattactggtctGAATCTTgatacaaaacaatggcacagatttcttaaagatatttcaaaaatactttCTGGATTCATAGAACACCAAGGTGACATTAAGTATTctgcacatttttgtaaattgaATCCCACATTACAATATGATCCATTTCACCCTCAATTTTTCATGTGACCAATAGGCTATATCAGATATTGTTGCAATGACTCTATATGATACCACTGATATCAGTGCACATCtacctcttcttcctcctcctctcgCTCCCCTGGAGCCACCACCTCTTCCAGCTGCACTGCCAACCGAACCACCCTTTCCTTCACCCCGACTCGCCACTTGCTTGGCATTGGCGTAGTACAGAGTCACCGTGTTTCCGTGTATCTTGCAGTCCTCCATTGCTTCTCTGGCAGCCTTGCAGTTTTCTTCACTGTTAAATTCTACGAAACCAAATCTGGAGAAACAGCATGTAGTCAGTAAGGTCCTTCTCTGCTCCGACGTCTCGGGACCAAACATCACGTTTTAAAATGCAACAATTAAAGTGGAGATCAGCAGTTAACACTTAGCAGTAGTTAAACACATAAGGCAGATACCCTTTTGAGGATCCTGTATCTCGGTCTGTGATGATTCTGGCACTGACGGAACCTTCAAACACATCTCTTAGCGTCTGACCTGTGGTATCTTCTGACAGGCCTCTGACACACAGGGTTTTTGTGGGTTCTACAAGCAGACACAAGACAGTTAGAAATGGCTAAGACAGAAATAGTGGCATTGAATATACTTAGTCTAATGTTGAATATACAAACCAGAGCTTCCTCGCTCTTTTCCGCTGTTCCTGGTCTCATTCCCGCTTTCTAGTCTGATACTTTTGCTCTCAATCCTCATATTGTGGCAGGTCGTCCGTGCTTGTGTGGCTTCCTTCAAACTATTAAACTCCAAAAGTGCATATCTGAAACGAGATAACTTATAAACAGTTAAAccacattttgtgtttaactaatttattgtttatttattggccTTGCGGAAAAACTACTTGTATCTGTGGCACCCTCTAGTCATCAACAATAACAGCAAATTCCTGTcggcatgttttttttctttaaagcaacAGCTCAGCCAAAAGATTAAATTAATGCCCTAATTTGACCCTCATGCCACTCTAGGTATGATTTAGAACTTTGTTTCTTCATTCAAACACAATCTGAGCAATTTTAAAGGCCCCCTGTATTTGAGAATGTTATCACTAAAAATCATAATACATAACAGGACATCACACAAAATGGCCACACAAAGGCTCCATGAATCTCCATTTTGAATCTTATTGATTGTCACGTATTAAGTCCAAATGTgagtaaataaactaaaaaatgtaacatttttgatGGCAAGCCATGTTCGCCACTTTCAAAGCGGGTGTGTACTATTTAATGTCCACACCATCTTGTGAATCACTCTGAAGATCAAAtgaagacaaatgtttataaCACAGAAACAGCGTCGGAGGAAATTTCCCAGCCCCAGGACTCACTTCTGCGTCTGGCCTTTATCCAGTGGTATTCTGATGGCCACAGCCTTCTCAAACACTTGCCGGACAGAGTCTTCAGTCACAATAAATGACAGATTGTTTATAAAAACTCTGTTTGATGAACAACCAACTAAAAAGGAGAAAAGGAAAAGCAGGCAGTTAGCATTAATACTGAGGAAGCGGTCAAAACATAATAGACAACAAAGGTTGAACAAGTTCTATATGCAAACCCCCACTACCTCCGCCTCTGCCTCTGCCCTCTCTCTCTTGCCCGGTATAACTGTACTCTACTCTGACACATCTGCCGTCGATCTCTATATTTTTACAGGTCTTCTTTGCGTTCCTGGCATCCTCCACACTCTCAAACTCCACATATCCATACCTGCAACACAAGACAACTTCAATACATGTAAACCGTCTATGCAGTCTTTCCTCTTACCATGTGACAAGAGGTCTAACTTGAATGAATCATGCAACATGGTGTCAATTTCAAAAATGTATGTCAAAGGTTTATGTTAATTTACTCACTGAGGGCTAAAGTGTACACCATTCAAATACCATAAATTGTCTATTTTTCATCTTGGAGCCAATTCTGATGGCTACCCAGGTAAGCTTGAGTATTTATTAGCTCTTgtaacacatttattatttaccgGTAAACTGCCAGGAAGAGCACATCATGAATACAACCTTTTCATTATCCAGTAAGAGAAACTGTAACATTACCAGTAAACTACAAGAACAAGATGATGGAAAAAGACTGCTTTGGGCCAATCATAACATTGAGACGCAGATAAAACGTTTAAAACAAGTCTTTCGAATACTTAAGTTTTCTCAAATAGACACACTCATTTTTTCAGGAAACAGCTCAACAAAGATGATCGCAGCATAAATCTAGTAGGGGAGATACTGCAAGGGTGTATGGCAGATGCCCCCCGTACTCACCCCAGCGACTTGCCGTTTTTCTGTGGCATTCTGAAGCTCACCGCTTTAGTAAACATATGCCGGAGAGTGTCTTCCGTCGCACTAAATGGCAGATTGTTTACAAGAAGTTTGTTTGTCAGATCAGCAGCTAAACGGAAGAAAAAGTCAAGCAAATAGTTAACGTTAATGCTGAAGACGTGATCCAAAATAAGGTAGATTTAATGTAGAATCTATGGAAGATTAGTTTTGGACAAAGTATGAACATCTCTTTTTGATAGGGCTGGACGGTAGAGCTGAAAAAAATATCagcaataaaatgtttcatatcaTACAATATTGATAATTATTGATGCGTTTTAATAGACCAGTGTTTTATCAAACACTTTTTCTATTGTTATTGATAAAGGTGTACCATTGATAAATATCTTTATCATTTTATCACCTACTCTGACGAATAAAAAGTAAACAACAATGACACCTGCAATCTTTCATCGCTGTGTACAAATAACTACAGATCAGTACTTGACTATCTTTAAACCCACATGGGAGTTCAGGGTTGAAACAAGCTTTCATAATTTCTGGAGACGGTCAGATTCATGTTCGCAGGATAAGTTTGATCAGTTACCTGTCTTGCGTTGCTTGGAGTTTTCTTTACTTCTGGCTCTGTCAAGTTTCACTGGTTGGCCCATTAAATTCTTGCCATTAAGCTCCAATGCTTTCTGTAGGTCTTCCTCTGATGCAAAGTCAACATAGCCAAATTTCCTAGAAAAAACACGACTTGTTTTAGCCCAAGACTTAAATGCATGAACCAGGTTAACAAGAAACATTTACAATCCACGTTACTAACCCAAATaagataaaacacacaaaaataaatgtacttcAAACTGGACTTACCTGGAGGCGGCAAGACGCACAGTCTGAATTTCAAGGCCTTCatttgagaagaaatgtgtgaTTGCTGATTCAATTTCACCAGAATCTTCCTCTGAATTCACGTTGCCCATGAAGAGAATAAAGCCTAAAAATTCAACCCCAAAAGTTATGTTTGCTTGAAAAAGACAGATTCATGTTTTGTGTAAAGACAGATTCAGAATTTCAAAACATACAGCACATCAGTATTGTATCTTTGAATTTACAACAGATGCACTGCAAGTCTCACCTTCatcacttttttctttcttggCTGGTGGCGTTTccttgtctttttttgtgtctGCTTTTCTTTTTGCTGGAGTTACAGGAGCTTCTGGAAACCAAATGTACACCATGagaatttgtttagaaatgTAGAAATTCTTTTGAAGTTTCCTTTTCACTGAAAGTCACTTATAGATTTTCTTAAGAACCGAGAACCCATTTCTTGTAATTTTACACATGACTAAAGTCCCTGTTCTTCATGGAAGAAATAAACAGACATGTTTCATTTATGGGAGCAGCAAATCAAAAGCCCTTATACAATCATACCTTTTTCATCTTCCAAATCATCCTCATTCTCAGATGAAGCATCTTCCTTTTCAGAATCTTCTATAAAAGCCACACACACAGTAATCAAATCAGTTTTACTAAACAAGCTCAAAATAGGAAtcattttctctcacaaacagGTCATTTCGCTTTATTAAACCACTAATAACAGCATTTTACTAAGAAATTGTTTGTTCAGCTGAAGAATGGAAGGAAGTCATTAGGGGTGTAGCGGTTCTctgtaaaaaattgaaccgcaaggttctccaccaacggttcggcagctcatcttaaatctgacgacgcatttatatggttcgttagaaattataatgcgtaaaacagactgacaaagttggGCGGAATGGCCATAAATCTAGTTCACggaatctcccattataattctatatcttatacctcatttttcttagatttatATCCTTTATATATTTagtacagttcatttaaatgctcaccatagtgaaaatgtaggcaagttatgaaaatgtactgaaGACATCAGATCAAGTTCGGATAATGAGAATTACGATATCTTCTGGCTACATCATATTTATACAGTAGGAAGAGATAGACAACATGTATAACATTGAATtatgaatatatgcacaaacagtgagagtacagtatatgactggtgttataaactggtgttcggtctgtactgtaggtctttattgctcttcactctctattagatgagcatttttagtgtgttgcgactctttgtctttaggtttgtttattctgacGTTTGTCTTTGCattgcgagtctctggtgactccacacgcgtctcccaaaacggggGAAAGCGGCGCAGCACGTCACGTCACATCACGTCAAAGCGCTAATGCGACGAGCATCATCGCACGTTTCAACACAAGTTTCACCTGGGCTCgtctgaagttaaactttattaaaactattaacagttGGATTAattcacttgttttttttttcaaaataacgcTAACCTGCAGAGCGCcaagttaaccacgcctacttatttacaataacggaatattccgtcattcttcccaaccctagttcagctaatgtatgtttgtcgatggatacataTTTAACatctacaacaaatcaaataacgcaGACAAATTTAAATAGGATTGACATATGCtttaatatgaccagtcatttatgctttcatcacccgggtgttgtgagcgcgcgagtgcaggtgagacctgaacagcacatgttgctgtttaaactacactcattcaagccttgtcaatttaaacatttaagtgcaagatgatgcagaagaagatccaaagcaaatattgagttgtctttgaagcgcttaaacggacaaattcacacacgaagtgggtcaacatgcccctcttgtcgagtatcttaacaaacatagtaggttatgtcttaagtgaacggcgaaacagacgaaaaacaatGCATGTGTATAGTACCAGTGTACTGGAtccgtttcattcctcttaaagcgacagcagcatattcctgctgtctgttaaaagtcaaggaaatcactcactgcttgtgactcaatagcttctgtaactttaattatgattcaactttatttaatttgttcatatgcaatgttatgttttatttgattacttgaatccatttctaccttaaaaggtatatatacagaatcttattttattttctgctttgctctgttgtttaattggtgctgttacttgtagcttgatgaTTCCCTGATAGCAATAGACTTCGGGGCGTATCCGCCTTCAAGTCGCCTGGTCCGCTGTACTCTCAGATTCAATTCGGCCACACGCACAGAATATGCCCCGCCTccgcacaacgcactgtcaacTCGCGGACTCGCAACTGACGCTGGGCGAATTCTCTGACCGAACGCGCCTTTTTTAAACCGTCACAGTCACTTAATCCATCTCCTCACACAGTGGAAACGCTGGAGCTGGCAGGTCGGTGAGGACGGAACACGGTAAGAATagttaaaatatgctttatttgtacagttacGTAGCCAGTAACATTACTGTTGATTGCTTTGcttgatgtttttaattctgAAGTGATTTTTGCAAGCCAAGTTTCAGCACATTGTCATTAGCTTTTTGAGTAAAAGCTTTTTGGACGGAATGTCTTTATCTCTCTAGGAGGTGGGGTGATTCAATCGGATTTTAATCCAACCCTGAGCGCATGTTTTCTCCCCTTTCCAGTAAAATAGCAGGCGAGATAAACTGATGTTAGgcctaacgttaacgttacctgttttttttacactgaACTTCTGGTATAGTTTGagtcttttgttaatattttgacatataTTCTCCACCTCCCCATGTAATGTTGTTTCAGATAATTTCATATCatattaaatcttaaaatactgtgcgtgtgtgtgtgtgtggcgcgtgtgtgtctgttgtgtgtgtgttattttgcaGCTTACAGCTCATTCAAGTGCCACTGGTCTTGCAGTATTTCATTTTTCCAAACAACCGAGTAAAGTAAGATTTGATACTGTTTTAAACTTGATTTAGCCAGCTATTTTGtcaaaatactaataatggTCCACACTACAGCTTTTAACatgtaataaatgtgcaatttcaaaagattcataccaataatttaaagttaaaagtttTTAGGTTTATAAACTACTTCGTAGTTTAAAAACCCACTTGTATCAGTAAACTTTAGTTCTGGTAGACTAATTATTTCATGtcatattaagatattaaatcatattaagatactgtgcgtgtgtgtttcttgtgtgtgtgcggcGTGTGTCTGTTGTGTGGTTGTGCGCCGGTGTGTTTCTGTtggtgtgcgcgcgcgtgtttctgttgtgtgtgtgtgcgcgccgCGCGcgtgtgttctgttgtgtgtgtgtgcgcgcagcggcagtgttctgtttgtgtgtgtgccgcGCGCggtgtgttctgtgtgtgtgtgtgtgcgcgtgtgtgttctgttgtgtgtgtgttattttgcaGCTTACAGCTCATTCAAGTGCCACTGGTCTTGCAGTATTTCATCTTTTCCAAACAACCGAGTAAAGTAAGATTTGATActgttttaaattgatttagccagctattttgtcaaaatactaataatggTCCACACTACAGCTTTTAACATGTAataaatgtgcatttcaaaagattcataccaataatttaaagttaaaagtttTTAGGTTTATAAACTACTTCGTAGTTTAAAACCCACTTGTATCAGTAAACTTTAGTTCTGGTAGACTAATTATTTCATGTCATATTAAgatactgtgcgtgtgtgttctcttgcagtttacagctcattcaagtGCC
Above is a genomic segment from Triplophysa rosa unplaced genomic scaffold, Trosa_1v2 scaffold300_ERROPOS259071+, whole genome shotgun sequence containing:
- the LOC130550397 gene encoding nucleolin-like, which gives rise to FFKVATKKAPQIKKTPPPPGVKEGSIEEDTNEAPLAKTIAKNSEAVNNETAEAKQPSEADDDVESYEDSEKEDASSENEDDLEDEKEAPVTPAKRKADTKKDKETPPAKKEKSDEGFILFMGNVNSEEDSGEIESAITHFFSNEGLEIQTVRLAASRKFGYVDFASEEDLQKALELNGKNLMGQPVKLDRARSKENSKQRKTAADLTNKLLVNNLPFSATEDTLRHMFTKAVSFRMPQKNGKSLGYGYVEFESVEDARNAKKTCKNIEIDGRCVRVEYSYTGQEREGRGRGGVGCSSNRVFINNLSFIVTEDSVRQVFEKAVAIRIPLDKGQTQKYALLEFNSLKEATQARTTCHNMRIESKSIRLESGNETRNSGKERGSSEPTKTLCVRGLSEDTTGQTLRDVFEGSVSARIITDRDTGSSKGFGFVEFNSEENCKAAREAMEDCKIHGNTVTLYYANAKQVASRGEGKGGSVGSAAGRGGGSRGARGGGRRGGRSAHWN